A single Larimichthys crocea isolate SSNF chromosome VIII, L_crocea_2.0, whole genome shotgun sequence DNA region contains:
- the fgfr1b gene encoding fibroblast growth factor receptor 1-A, giving the protein MSSPRCFQLLLSCILLVLLVQFPRAQSRPATEDTDTADAVKSSEDEEDDESSSEENKLSNELSTSNEKLQSLAPQWVMPEKMEKQLHAVPASRTVKFRCQAVGNPVPSLRWYKNGKEFRKDQRIGGFKIRDHMWTLIMESVVPSDKGNYTCVVENEHGSLKHTYLLDVVERSPHRPILQAGLPANQTAVVGSDVAFVCRVFSDPQPHIQWLKHITVNGSREGPDGHPYVRVLKSAGLNTTNKEMEVLTLRNVTLNDAGEYTCLAGNSIGFSHHSAWLTVVNDLPPSPLPSQTYLEIFIYCLGFFIIIILTATAVICRLCCAPKKSDFSSQLAVQKLAKSIPLRRQVSVESSSSLQSGMCLMRQSRLSSAATTILAGVSEYELPYDPVWELPRDRLTLGKPLGEGCFGQVVLAEAVGVDKNKPTRLTKVAVKMLKADATEKDLSDLISEMEMMKMIGKHKNIINLLGACTQDGPLYVVVEYASQGNLRECLRARRPVGLEYWSGSRQVSLGSFELMELVSAAYQVARGMAYLASKKCIHRDLAARNVLVTEDNVMKIADFGLARDIHHIDYYKKTTNGRLPVKWMAPEALFDRVYTHQSDVWSFGVLLWEIFTLGGSPYPGVPVEELFKLLKEGHRMEKPSACTQELYLMMRDCWHAVPSRRPTFQQLVEDLDRTLSLMANQEYLDLAVPLVQYSQVGSSVSAHSCNST; this is encoded by the exons ATGTCTTCCCCCCGCtgcttccagctgctgctgtcctgcatcctgctggttctgctggtcCAGTTTCCTCGGGCTCAGTCCAGACCGGCCACAGAGGATACGGACACAG CCGACGCTGTTAAATCCTCTGAAGACGAAGAAGACGACGAGTCATCctcagaggaaaacaaactgtCCAACGAGCTGTCAACGAGCAACGAGAAGCTGCAGT CGTTGGCGCCTCAGTGGGTGATGccagagaagatggagaagcAGCTCCACGCCGTCCCTGCCAGCAGGACCGTGAAGTTTCGATGCCAGGCGGTCGGAAACCCCGTTCCCTCCCTGCGCTGGTACAAGAACGGGAAAGAGTTCAGGAAGGACCAAAGGATCGGAGGGTTCAAG ATCAGAGACCACATGTGGACTCTGATCATGGAGTCAGTGGTTCCGTCTGATAAAGGAAACTACACCTGCGTGGTGGAGAATGAACACGGCAGCCTGAAGCACACCTACCTGCTGGATGTAGTCG AGCGCTCTCCTCACAGGCCGATCCTGCAGGCCGGCCTGCCGGCTAACCAAACGGCGGTCGTTGGCAGCGACGTGGCGTTCGTGTGTCGAGTGTTCAGCGACCCGCAGCCTCACATCCAGTGGCTCAAACACATCACGGTCAACGGCAGCAGAGAGGGACCGGACGGACACCCGTACGTCCGCGTTCTCAAG TCTGCAGGTTTGAACACGACCAATAAAGAAATGGAGGTGTTGACTCTGAGGAACGTCACCCTGAATGATGCGGGGGAGTACACCTGCCTGGCAGGAAACTCTATCGGATTCTCTCATCACTCGGCGTGGCTCACCGTCGTCAACG ACCTGCCACCGTCCCCGCTGCCCTCTCAGACGTACCTGGAGATCTTCATCTACTGCCTCGgctttttcatcatcatcatcctcacgGCCACGGCAGTCATCTGCAGACTGTGCTGCGCGCCGAAGAAGAGCGACttcagcagccagttagctgtCCAGAAGCTAGCCAAGAGCATCCCTCTGAGGAGACAG GTGTCGGTCGAGTCCTCGTCCTCCCTTCAGTCTGGGATGTGTTTGATGCGTCAGTCTCGTCTCTCCAGCGCCGCCACCACCATCCTGGCAGGAGTGTCGGAGTACGAACTTCCCTACGATCCCGTCTGGGAGCTGCCACGTGACAG GCTGACGCTGGGGAAGCCTCTGGGTGAAGGATGTTTCGGTCAGGTGGTTCTGGCGGAGGCTGTCGGAGTTGACAAAAATAAACCGACGCGCCTCACGAAGGTCGCCGTGAAGATGCTCAAAG CGGACGCCACAGAGAAGGATCTGTCCGACCTGATCTCCGAGAtggagatgatgaagatgatcgGGAAACACAAGAACATCATCAACCTGCTGGGCGCGTGCACGCAGGACG GCCCTCTCTATGTGGTGGTGGAGTACGCCTCGCAGGGGAACCTGAGGGAGTGTCTCCGCGCCCGGCGACCCGTTGGGTTGGAGTACTGGAGCGGATCCAGGCAGGTTTCTCTGGGCAGCTTTgagctgatggagctggtgTCTGCGGCGTACCAGGTGGCCCGAGGAATGGCGTACCTCGCCTCGAAGAAG tgtaTTCACAGAGACCTGGCAGCCAGAAACGTTCTCGTCACAGAAGATAACGTGATGAAGATCGCCGACTTCGGCCTGGCTCGAGATATCCACCACATCGACTACTACAAGAAGACCACTAAC GGTCGACTGCCCGTCAAGTGGATGGCACCAGAAGCTTTGTTCGACCGAGTCTACACGCACCAGAGTGATGT GTGGTCATTCGGAGTCTTGCTGTGGGAGATCTTCACCCTCGGTGGGTCTCCTTACCCCGGGGTCCCCGTGGAGGAGCTCTTCAAGCTGCTGAAGGAAGGACATCGCATGGAAAAACCCTCTGCATGCACTCAGGAGCT GTACCTGATGATGAGAGACTGCTGGCACGCCGTCCCATCTCGCAGACCGACTTTCCAACAGCTGGTGGAAGATTTAGACCGCACTCTGTCTCTGATGGCGAACCAG GAGTACCTGGATCTGGCCGTTCCTCTCGTCCAGTATTCTCAGGTCGGCTCTTCTGTCTCGGCTCATTCCTGTAACTCCACATAG